The DNA window GGCTCCACCGCTGGCCCCGGTGATGGATCGGTTGCAGGAGGTGACCGCGATGGGGCGTGGCGGCTCGCCTGACCGGTTGAGCTGGGAGGCGCTCTCGATCGGTCTGAACCTGATCGAGTACCAGTGCCGGCATGACCTGATCATGCAGGCCGTCACCCTGGCCCGGGAATGGTGCCTGAACTATCTGATCCTGGAACTTGACTATCACCCTGACCAGTGGCTTGTCTGGGAGGTGCGGGACGAGATCGGACGGACGATCACCGGGGCTGCGCTGGAGGTTCGGCACCATCCCTACGAGGGGACCACCCTCTCGGTCAGGTTTACCCAACTCGAGCAGAAGAACGATCTGGTCGCGCTCTGGATCGTCCTAGCGGACCTGCGCAACGATATCGCCCACTGTGGGATGAATCTGCAGCAGAAGAGTGCCGTGACGATCCAGGGACGGACCGGGGATATGGTGGAGCGGCTCAGGCACCTGGTCGCCAGTTCGTCCTGCCGGGTGCCGGGAGGGCGGTCAGGTGATGACCGCTCTCCGGAACTTCCACCAGGCGAGGGTGAACGTGGCGATGGCGAAGGCGATCAGCCCGAGGAATGAGATCAGGATATCCATCGGGGTGTAGACGAAGTGCAGGCCGATCGCCGTGAAGTTGTCGCCGATCGCAAAGTACCGGATCCCGTTGATCATGAGGGTCAGCGGGTTGACCGTGGAGACGAGTTTGAGGATCTCCGGGAACCCATCGATCGGGTAGAGTGCATTGGAGGCGAAGAAGATCGGCATCGTCAGCAGTGTGGTGACCCCCTGCAGTCCCTCCGGGGACTCCATCGACATCGAGATGAACGCCGAGAGGAAGAGAAATCCGAGGGCGAATATCCCGACAAAGAGCAGGATCCCGAGGATTGCAAATATCGTCTGGACTGCGGTGTATCCGACGAAGAACTTCACTCCGAGCAGCAGGCCGAAGAGCATGATCACCATGGCCTGGATGAACGACTTGGTGACGCCTGAGAGACCGATCCCGATGATGATGTTGTTCCGATTCATCGGAGATGCCAGGATCTCACGCATCAACCCCCAGTTCTTATCGAAGAGGAGGACGATCCCGCCGAAGAGGCTGGTGAAGAGGGTGGTCATGGCGATCACGCCGGCGGCGATGAAGGTCATATACCCGACCTGAACGACGCCCGGGAAGGCCGGCGTCATCCCGGCCAGCCGGTCGAAGTTACTGGACATCGCGACCCCGAAGAACGCAAGCCAGAGGGCCGGCTGCACCAGCGATGAGATCAGCAGGGCTTTGAACCTGACAAATCTGAGCATGTCCCGCCAGTAGACGGTTGTGAATCCTGTATCCATATCAGTTCACCTCCTCGTTCTCCGTGCCTGTGGCTGCATCCGCGGCTGTTCTTCATCCCGCAGATCCTTTCCGGTGTAGTGCATGAAGACGTCGTCCATCGACGGCTTCTTGAGGTTGACTGCGGTCAACCGGATCCCCTCTTTCTGCAGTGATTCGAGGATCCCTGGCAGTAAATGGGTCCCATCCTCGGTGATCATCACCAGCAGTCCCTTTCCCTTCTTCTTCACCTCACGAACACTCGGGTTCTCTCCAACGATCCGGGTAGCCCCGACATTGTCCGTGGTCTCGATATAGATCAGGTCCTGGCCGAGGGTGTTCTTCAGTTCCCAGGACCTCCCTGATATGATGACCTTTCCGTGGTCGATGATATCGATATGGTTGCTGAGCTGGTCGGCCTCGTCCATGTAATGGGTGGTCAGGAAGATGGTGGTCCCCTCCTCGTTCACCTCGCGGAGGTACTCCCACATCCTCGTCCGGGTCTGCGGGTCCAGGCCGATCGTCGGTTCGTCCAGGAAGAGGACTGCCGGCCTGGTCATCAGTCCGCGTGCGATCTCCAGACGACGTTTCATCCCACCGCTCAGGTTTCGGGTCAGGTCGTCCTGTTTCGTCTCCAGTTCAACCAGGGTGATCAGTCTCTCGATCCGCTCTCGCCGGTCAGCTCGCTCGAGCCCATACAGCCTTCCATGGAACTCAAGGGTCTCCCAGACTGTCATGTCCCGGTCCAGGGTCTCCTGCTGGAAGACGATCCCTATCGACTTTCTGATCTTCACCGGGTCTCTGGCGAGATCATAGCCTGCGATGGTGACCGATCCCTTCTGCAGCCGCAGAAGCGTGGTCAGGACATTGATCACGGTGCTCTTCCCGGCCCCGTTCGGACCCAGGAATGAGAATATCTCCCCCTTCTCCACCGAGAAACTGACGTCGTCCACCGCCACAAAGTCATCGAACTGGTGACTTAAGTGCTGCACCTCTATGATATGCTCCACATCATCCCTCGAACTGGTGTTGTCTTCTTGTTCACTGGCACGCAGGGGTACCAAGGGGTTGTGGTGATAAAAAAATACTGGTGATCCAGGTTGCTGGGTCAGGGGGAGGATCGGATGACGCTGACCCTACCCTTCATACTGATCGGTTGGAACCCAAACGACCGGAGCAGGGCGGCGCTCTCCCCGGTTCCATGGATCAAAAGGTCGACCAGGTCCTCCTCCTCGTCGATGTCCACGTACAGGCGGAATGAGTCGATCACCTCAAGGGAGAGGTTTCGCTCCTCTGCAATTCTGCAGTGCTTCATAAAACTCTGGCCATAATAATCGGTCGCAAAGGAGGAGCCCTGTTGTAGATAGATCGCATTGGTCCCGCCACCCCGCCCCGGCACGATTGCGACATCTGCATCGGCGCTGATCACCGCAGTGATCGCTTCCTTCGTAGCGAGCGGGATGTCCGCCATCATGATCAGCACCGGGCCGTCCTGATCACGGAGGAGGGTGTTGAGTGCAGTGCTCAGATCTGCGTCGGTGACACGGACCCGGACGCTGGCAACAGTGTAGGGTGTGGTGGCGAGGACGAGCGGCGTGCACCCTGCAGCAGTCACGGCACCGATAACATCAGTCAGCATTGCGGCAGCGAACAGTTCCCGCTCCTCTCTGGTCATGATCCCGCTCAGTCTGGACTTGGGGTTCAGCGGCCGGAACGGGATCACTGCAAGCGGAGTCATCAAGGATTAGATTCTCCGGCAATACAGAAAAGGGATTGTACTGGTGCGGGCTCAGCGCGGTTGATATATACCAAGACTATATTATTATCATCCAATGATCTATTTCCATTGTAGAGCCCGACCTGGTGGCCGGTCTCTCTGATGAGAGAACAGGTTTGGGGTATATATGATGAAGAGACGAGAAGGAGCGATCAGGATCGCCATCCTCTGGCTGGTTATGCTCTGCGCGATGGTGGTGATCAGCCCGATGGCAGGGGCGGTCGAGGTGAGGATCGGGACATCGGACAGTGACCAGGGGCACCCTTCGATCTCCGGCGACCGGATCGTCTGGCAGGATGATCGGAACGGAAACTGGGATATCTATCTCTGGAATATTACGACTCAGACTGAGACCCGGATCACGACTGATTCGAGCGATCAGAAGAATCCTTCGATCTCTGGGAATCTGATCGTCTGGGAGGACTACCGGCACGGGGTAAACCCTGAGATCTACCTGTACGATCTCACGACTCATATTGAGCGGCAGATCAGCTGGAGTGGGGATGAGAATTATCAGATGGAGCCTGCGGTCGACGGGACGAATATCGTCTATGAGGACAGTATGAATGGGTTCTACAACATCTACCTGTACGACCTGCTGACCCAACATCGGCATTCGCTCAACGAGGACTCCAAGACACAATGGCATCCTGCGATCTCCGGGGACGACGTGGTCTGGATCGATTATACGACCAGCATTCTCTACCTCTACAGTATATCAGCCGGGGGGCAGCCGATTGCGGTGACCGATGGGTATACCGCTCCGAAGGCGCCAGCAGTGGATGCTGGCAGGGTGGTCTGGGCGGATTATGTGAATGGTAACGATGCCGGGATATTCCTCTATGATCGGGCGACCGGTATAAAGAAGTGGTTGACCCCGAATCCATCCAACCAGGACAACCCGGTTATATCGGGGAATACGGTCATATGGGTTGATGACCAGGCTGGGACCTCTAACCTGTATCGGTATGACCTGACGACCCACCAGACCACCAGGCTGACGAGCGGTCCCAGTAACCAGTATTCAGTGTCGATCGACGGGGATCGGGTCGTCTATGTGGATGATCGGGGGATGAACCCACATATCTATATGACACCGATCGAAAGCACCCCGCAGCCAGTGATGGTGAACGGGCAGACGAAACTGCCGACCGACCCCAACCACGATGGGCTCTACGAGGATCTGAACGGGAATAATGCGATCGACTTCAATGATGTGGTGATCTTCTTCAACCAGATGGATTGGATCAGCGAACACGAACCGATCAGTCTCTTCGACTTCAACCATGACAATCAGATCGACTTCAATGATATCGTCCTCCTCTTCAATCAGTTATAGTCGACAATTTCGAAAAAAAGATAATCTGGGGAATATTTCCTCTATTTTTTAGATTTTCTCCTCCATGTTCACGGTGATAATCTATAATTAGGAAGAGAGGAGTTATGTTACTATGAATATTCTGAGCCGTACAGAGATCCGGAGGTCTGCCCTCCTCCTGGCTCTGATACTATTATCTGGATGCCTGCTGATCCCAGGGGCATTCGCAGTCACGGTATCGACCGGCACTTATCAGATTGATGCTGTGGGAAATACAACGACCATCCCTATTATGATGGATCAGGCACCCAACGGATTCGCCTATTATAAGATCCAGATCAGTCTTACGAATCCGGATGTTGCAACGATCACAGATTGTTCATTCCCAACCTGGCTGGGACTGAATCTGAATACAGCACTCCCGGATAAGAGTGTGGTGATCCGGGGAGGAGACCTTACCAAGGCCCATGTCAAAGCAGGGGATACGAATATCCTCCTCGCTACGCTGACTGTACAGGGTACTGCAGTTGGGACAACTCCGATCACAGTGACAGTCTCTCCTCCAACCTATGTGGTTCAGGATAAGGATGTCGTTAACTATGCAGTCACTACCCCTGCCGGTCAACTGACCGTCGGTACCCCGGTTACCCCTACCCCGACGGTGCAGCCCCCGGTCGCTGACTTCTCGGTCGACACGACTAATGGAACAGCACCGATGACGGTTCATATCACCGATAAGTCTGTGAACGCGACCACGATCAAGTACAGTCTTGGGGATGGAACATCAACAGGTTCACTCTCTCCAGGAGGTGTCACCCCGTACACCTATGTTGCGGCAGGTACCTTCACGCTTACTCAGACCGCGACCAATGCAGCAGGGTCAACCAACAAGACTGTGACAATAACGGTTTTGGGAGCACCGACAACGACCCCAACGGTCACGCCTACCACTCCAACAGTGACCCCTACAACTCCAACGGTTACGCCTACCACTCCAACAGTAACCCCGACTACTCCAACCGTTACGCCAACCCCGACGGTAACTGTTACACCCGGCACCCTGATTGCGGACTTCCAGGTGGCGACCACTCCAGGCAGCAACCTGGTCAAGATC is part of the Methanosphaerula palustris E1-9c genome and encodes:
- a CDS encoding ABC transporter permease, with the translated sequence MDTGFTTVYWRDMLRFVRFKALLISSLVQPALWLAFFGVAMSSNFDRLAGMTPAFPGVVQVGYMTFIAAGVIAMTTLFTSLFGGIVLLFDKNWGLMREILASPMNRNNIIIGIGLSGVTKSFIQAMVIMLFGLLLGVKFFVGYTAVQTIFAILGILLFVGIFALGFLFLSAFISMSMESPEGLQGVTTLLTMPIFFASNALYPIDGFPEILKLVSTVNPLTLMINGIRYFAIGDNFTAIGLHFVYTPMDILISFLGLIAFAIATFTLAWWKFRRAVIT
- a CDS encoding ATP-binding cassette domain-containing protein, coding for MEHIIEVQHLSHQFDDFVAVDDVSFSVEKGEIFSFLGPNGAGKSTVINVLTTLLRLQKGSVTIAGYDLARDPVKIRKSIGIVFQQETLDRDMTVWETLEFHGRLYGLERADRRERIERLITLVELETKQDDLTRNLSGGMKRRLEIARGLMTRPAVLFLDEPTIGLDPQTRTRMWEYLREVNEEGTTIFLTTHYMDEADQLSNHIDIIDHGKVIISGRSWELKNTLGQDLIYIETTDNVGATRIVGENPSVREVKKKGKGLLVMITEDGTHLLPGILESLQKEGIRLTAVNLKKPSMDDVFMHYTGKDLRDEEQPRMQPQARRTRR
- the cofC gene encoding 2-phospho-L-lactate guanylyltransferase is translated as MTPLAVIPFRPLNPKSRLSGIMTREERELFAAAMLTDVIGAVTAAGCTPLVLATTPYTVASVRVRVTDADLSTALNTLLRDQDGPVLIMMADIPLATKEAITAVISADADVAIVPGRGGGTNAIYLQQGSSFATDYYGQSFMKHCRIAEERNLSLEVIDSFRLYVDIDEEEDLVDLLIHGTGESAALLRSFGFQPISMKGRVSVIRSSP